A stretch of Candidatus Manganitrophaceae bacterium DNA encodes these proteins:
- a CDS encoding regulator gives MNVKRNLRRSFLNPTRIIFFASLVFIFQFLIPRPAASAPNPHAPPEESWSFFTLFSIVRALTIEGDVLWIGTSNGLLRYDMAREEQKAYTTKDGLLSNIIHTVAIDPKGNKWIGTYGGGLSKFDGKQWTTYTPYGSGSIANYENAWTRFVRGKGLGDLWVYGVHFDPKGTMWVATWKGVSRFDGKYFQTYTTEDGLIDKWVYTLAQDQKGTFWFGTEGGVSRFDGKRWKSWTNKEGVGADVGRVKPPEASDLQFVPKHHQGGEKPLEYNPNYVVSSVIDAQNRLWVGTLGGGLSLFDGKSWKSYTKQDGLAGNMVHALKIDSKGILWIGTEGGVSRFDGRTFINFTEKEGLGAVYAIAIDRQGHKWFGTFGGVAQYRGD, from the coding sequence ATGAACGTTAAACGAAACCTCCGAAGAAGCTTCCTGAACCCAACGCGGATCATCTTTTTTGCCTCACTGGTTTTTATTTTCCAGTTCCTGATCCCCCGCCCCGCGGCCTCGGCTCCCAACCCACACGCACCGCCGGAAGAGAGCTGGAGTTTCTTCACCCTCTTTTCAATCGTTCGGGCACTGACGATCGAGGGGGATGTTCTCTGGATCGGCACATCGAACGGCCTCCTCCGATATGACATGGCGCGGGAGGAACAGAAGGCCTATACGACCAAAGATGGGCTCCTCTCCAACATCATCCACACGGTGGCCATCGATCCAAAGGGGAACAAATGGATCGGCACCTACGGGGGGGGATTGAGCAAGTTCGACGGAAAGCAATGGACCACCTACACCCCCTACGGCAGCGGATCGATCGCGAATTATGAGAATGCCTGGACCCGGTTTGTCAGAGGCAAAGGGCTCGGCGATCTCTGGGTCTATGGGGTCCACTTCGATCCGAAGGGGACCATGTGGGTGGCCACCTGGAAAGGGGTCAGCCGATTCGACGGAAAATATTTCCAGACCTACACCACCGAGGACGGCCTCATCGACAAATGGGTTTACACCCTCGCGCAAGATCAAAAAGGGACCTTCTGGTTCGGCACCGAAGGGGGGGTAAGCCGTTTTGATGGGAAGCGCTGGAAGAGCTGGACCAACAAAGAGGGGGTCGGCGCCGACGTCGGCCGGGTCAAGCCGCCGGAAGCGTCAGACCTTCAATTTGTTCCGAAACACCACCAGGGGGGAGAAAAGCCGCTCGAATACAACCCGAACTATGTCGTCTCCTCGGTCATCGACGCTCAAAACCGGCTTTGGGTTGGGACCCTCGGCGGCGGGCTCTCTCTCTTTGACGGGAAAAGCTGGAAGAGTTATACAAAGCAGGACGGCCTTGCCGGGAATATGGTGCATGCCCTTAAAATCGATTCGAAGGGAATCTTGTGGATCGGAACGGAAGGGGGGGTGAGCCGGTTCGACGGCCGGACTTTCATCAATTTCACCGAAAAGGAAGGGCTCGGTGCCGTCTACGCCATCGCCATCGATCGCCAAGGCCACAAATGGTTCGGAACGTTCGGCGGGGTCGCGCAGTACCGGGGAGATTAA
- the rsmI gene encoding 16S rRNA (cytidine(1402)-2'-O)-methyltransferase, which yields MPGTLYIVSTPIGNLEDITHRALRILKEVSTIAAEDTRHTQKLLSHFDIHTPLTSYHDFNKEEKTPLLLSKMVEGASIALVADAGTPTLSDPGFYLIREATRAGLPVSPIPGPAAAIAALSVSALPTDRFVFEGFLPKKKGARARRLEQLRTDPRTLIFYESPYRIIGLLEEIRAALGDRPVVVAREMTKLFEEFIRGNVTEVLEKIGKKTVKGEITLIVGGNREED from the coding sequence ATGCCGGGAACGCTTTACATCGTCAGCACCCCCATCGGAAACTTGGAAGACATTACCCACCGCGCCCTCCGCATCCTCAAAGAGGTTTCAACCATCGCAGCGGAGGACACCCGCCATACCCAAAAGCTGCTCTCCCATTTCGACATTCACACGCCGCTCACCAGCTATCATGACTTCAACAAGGAAGAGAAGACACCGCTTTTGCTCTCCAAAATGGTGGAGGGGGCCTCGATTGCGCTCGTCGCCGACGCCGGCACCCCCACCCTCTCCGACCCCGGCTTTTATCTCATCCGCGAGGCAACGCGCGCCGGACTTCCGGTCAGTCCGATTCCGGGGCCGGCGGCCGCGATCGCCGCCCTCTCCGTCTCCGCCCTCCCGACCGACCGATTCGTCTTTGAAGGTTTCCTTCCGAAAAAGAAAGGGGCCCGCGCCCGCCGGCTGGAACAGCTCCGTACCGATCCCCGTACCCTGATCTTTTACGAATCTCCCTATCGGATCATCGGCCTTCTCGAAGAGATCCGCGCCGCCCTCGGCGATCGCCCTGTCGTGGTCGCGCGCGAGATGACCAAGCTCTTCGAAGAGTTCATTCGTGGAAATGTGACGGAGGTCTTGGAAAAGATCGGGAAGAAGACGGTGAAAGGAGAAATTACGCTGATCGTCGGCGGAAATCGGGAGGAGGACTGA
- a CDS encoding D-sedoheptulose 7-phosphate isomerase has translation MVPEIAQAADWIVQSYRNGGKLILFGNGGSAGDAQHIAAELVGRFERERRALPAIALTTNSSTLTAIGNDYDYSKIFSRQVEAWAGPADVVIGISTSGNSSNVLEGIATAKAKGAKTIGLTGEKGGKLGSQVDLCLKVPSSSTARIQESHILIGHLLCLLVEQSLS, from the coding sequence ATGGTCCCGGAGATCGCGCAGGCGGCCGATTGGATCGTTCAATCGTACCGGAATGGCGGCAAGCTGATTCTTTTTGGAAACGGCGGGAGCGCCGGCGACGCGCAACATATCGCGGCGGAATTAGTCGGACGGTTCGAGCGAGAACGACGGGCGCTGCCGGCGATTGCGTTGACGACCAACAGCTCGACGCTTACCGCCATCGGCAACGATTACGACTACAGCAAGATCTTTTCGCGCCAGGTCGAGGCGTGGGCCGGCCCGGCCGATGTCGTCATTGGAATCAGCACCAGCGGGAATTCCTCCAACGTCTTGGAAGGGATTGCCACCGCAAAAGCAAAGGGAGCAAAAACAATCGGCCTCACCGGCGAAAAAGGGGGCAAGCTCGGTTCACAGGTGGATCTCTGCCTGAAGGTCCCTTCCTCCAGCACCGCCCGGATTCAAGAATCGCACATCCTGATCGGCCATCTTCTCTGCCTCTTGGTCGAGCAGTCTCTCTCCTAA
- a CDS encoding MBL fold metallo-hydrolase, with the protein MADLRKRLATNVAGNFFVDATCINCDACRQLAPKSFKESGDYSTVVHQPDGDEELDQAYQALLACPVGSIGAERGDKLRLKKAMGRFPILLDDGVYYNGFHSAKSFGGNSYFICHPAGNWLIDSPRYVRPLTDAFEEKGGLRYIFLTHEDDVADASLYAKHFGATRIIHRADAAASPVAEWIVEGEAPIPVSDAFQMIPVPGHTEGSIALLYDRRFLFSGDHLWWERDLGELGAPEQLVWNRRRLIESIAKLRDHSFEWLLPGHGDRVHLTPAEMTAHLERLLGYRIGMRRRVY; encoded by the coding sequence ATGGCAGATCTGAGAAAACGGCTGGCAACCAATGTGGCGGGCAATTTTTTCGTCGATGCTACCTGCATTAATTGCGACGCTTGCCGACAACTCGCGCCGAAGAGCTTCAAAGAGTCGGGCGACTACTCCACCGTCGTTCATCAACCGGACGGGGATGAGGAGTTGGATCAGGCGTATCAGGCGTTGCTCGCCTGTCCGGTCGGTTCCATCGGCGCCGAGCGGGGTGATAAATTGCGATTGAAGAAGGCGATGGGACGTTTTCCGATTCTTCTGGACGATGGGGTCTATTATAACGGATTTCATTCGGCAAAATCGTTCGGCGGAAACAGCTACTTCATTTGCCATCCCGCCGGCAACTGGCTGATCGACTCCCCCCGCTATGTGCGGCCGCTGACCGACGCCTTCGAAGAGAAGGGGGGCCTCCGCTACATTTTCCTGACGCACGAAGACGATGTGGCCGATGCCTCTCTCTACGCAAAACATTTCGGCGCGACCCGGATCATTCATCGGGCCGATGCGGCGGCGTCGCCGGTGGCGGAGTGGATTGTGGAAGGAGAGGCGCCGATCCCGGTCTCGGACGCATTTCAAATGATTCCCGTTCCCGGACATACGGAGGGGAGTATTGCCCTGCTGTATGACCGGCGGTTTCTCTTCTCGGGCGATCACCTCTGGTGGGAGCGGGATCTCGGGGAGCTCGGCGCCCCGGAGCAACTCGTCTGGAACCGGCGGCGGCTGATCGAGTCGATCGCAAAACTGCGTGACCATTCTTTCGAATGGCTTCTTCCGGGGCATGGAGATCGGGTTCACCTGACGCCGGCCGAGATGACGGCCCATTTGGAACGCCTGCTTGGATACCGAATCGGGATGCGACGGCGGGTGTATTGA
- a CDS encoding UDP-glucose/GDP-mannose dehydrogenase family protein: MNIAVIGTGYVGLVTGACFAEFGVTVTCVDKEEAKIAALKKGIIPIYEPGLEELVKKNVQNKRLSFTTDTVEAIQGALVIFIAVGTPDRGDGMADLSYIEKVAETIAENMNGYKVVVTKSTVPVGTGERIRSIIGNRQKEHFDFDIVSNPEFLREGSAIEDFLRPNRVVIGANSQQAVAIMRDLYRPLYLIETPLLITDVPTAEMIKYASNAFLATKITFINEIANLCENVGANVQQVAKGMGLDGRIGSKFLHPGPGYGGSCFPKDVSALAQIAQQSGYEFRLVNAVIDVNKRQKERMAEKIEKEVGNLQGKQIGILGLSFKPNTDDMREAPSIAIIEALQAKGARIVAHDPAAMDEARKVLKEVKYAEDVYSVADGSDALILMTEWNPFRNLNLEEIKKRLKSPIFIDLRNVYEPKRMADLGFKYSSVGRP; encoded by the coding sequence ATGAATATTGCTGTGATCGGCACCGGTTATGTCGGTCTGGTGACCGGGGCCTGTTTTGCGGAATTCGGGGTTACCGTCACCTGCGTCGATAAAGAAGAAGCAAAGATCGCCGCGCTTAAAAAAGGGATTATCCCGATCTATGAGCCCGGTTTGGAAGAGCTCGTTAAGAAGAACGTGCAGAACAAGCGGCTCTCCTTCACGACCGATACGGTTGAAGCGATTCAGGGGGCCTTGGTCATTTTTATCGCCGTCGGAACCCCCGACCGGGGAGACGGCATGGCCGATCTCTCCTACATCGAAAAGGTCGCCGAGACGATCGCCGAAAATATGAACGGCTACAAGGTGGTTGTGACGAAGAGCACCGTCCCGGTCGGAACCGGAGAGCGGATTCGGAGCATCATCGGAAACCGCCAAAAAGAACATTTCGATTTTGATATCGTCTCCAATCCGGAGTTTCTGCGGGAAGGATCGGCGATTGAAGATTTCCTCCGGCCGAACCGGGTGGTCATCGGGGCGAACAGCCAGCAGGCGGTCGCCATCATGCGCGATCTCTATCGGCCGCTCTATCTGATTGAGACGCCGCTGCTGATCACCGACGTTCCGACGGCGGAGATGATCAAATATGCGTCGAACGCCTTTCTGGCGACCAAGATCACCTTTATCAACGAGATTGCCAACCTCTGCGAAAACGTTGGCGCCAATGTCCAGCAGGTGGCGAAGGGGATGGGGCTCGACGGCCGGATCGGCTCCAAGTTCTTACACCCCGGTCCCGGATACGGCGGTTCCTGTTTTCCGAAGGATGTCTCGGCGCTGGCACAGATCGCACAACAAAGCGGTTATGAATTCAGGCTTGTCAATGCCGTCATCGATGTAAATAAACGGCAGAAAGAGCGGATGGCGGAGAAGATCGAAAAAGAGGTCGGAAACCTTCAAGGAAAACAGATCGGCATCCTCGGCCTCTCGTTTAAGCCGAACACCGATGACATGCGGGAGGCGCCGTCGATCGCCATCATTGAGGCGCTTCAAGCAAAAGGGGCACGGATTGTCGCCCATGATCCGGCGGCGATGGATGAGGCGAGGAAGGTCTTAAAAGAGGTGAAGTATGCCGAAGATGTTTATTCAGTCGCCGATGGGTCGGATGCGCTCATCCTGATGACCGAGTGGAACCCGTTTCGAAATTTAAATCTGGAGGAGATCAAGAAGCGGCTGAAAAGCCCGATTTTCATCGACCTTCGAAATGTGTATGAGCCGAAGCGGATGGCCGACCTCGGATTCAAATACAGCAGCGTCGGAAGGCCGTAA